In Sebastes fasciatus isolate fSebFas1 chromosome 15, fSebFas1.pri, whole genome shotgun sequence, a genomic segment contains:
- the LOC141752047 gene encoding phospholipase B1, membrane-associated has translation MSPSPTVPTSVEYVKAADVKVIAALGDSLTTAIGANGSTILSIPFEFREVSFSIGGFGTYQNVITLANIFKLFNPKLLGPSPVKTLHGSPTTVNETGFNFAVTGHNTLNVTDQIRHMIDTFKSYPGLNFEEDWKVVTMLIGMNDICDYCKDKTLFSPDCFVHYMTEALDLMMKEMPRTIVNVVQIFPMKPLREVQRPTLGCQLQKSFCSCLVLPEENSTELTELVEINVEFQRRLKELLRGDRFFKKDFAAVLQPYLEYSGPARLPNGKLDLSFFTADCFHFTVKGHEELAKGLWNNMFQPDGGKEMIETFTEPIKLICPTKEHPYIYTRPRGGSSTPALNHFSMTMMSLLFVFNYL, from the exons TTGAATACGTCAAAGCTGCAGACGTCAAAGTCATCGCCGCTCTGGGAGACTCTTTAACT ACCGCTATCGGTGCCAACGGTTCCACGATTTTATCGATTCCTTTTGAATTTCGTGAGGTGTCCTTTAG CATCGGAGGATTTGGAACttatcaaaatgtcatcacactGGCAA ACATTTTTAAACTCTTCAATCCCAAACTGCTCGGTCCGTCACCCGTGAAGACTCTCCACGGTTCCCCAACGACCGTCAACGAGACCGGCTTCAACTTCGCCGTCACCGGACACAACACGCT AAACGTCACAGATCAGATAAGACACATGATCGACACGTTCAAGTCTTATCCA GGTCTGAACTTTGAGGAGGACTGGAAGGTGGTGACGATGCTGATCGGCATGAACGACATCTGCGATTACTGTAAAGACAAA ACTCTGTTCTCCCCCGACTGCTTCGTTCACTACATGACAGAAGCTCTGGACCTGATGATGAAGGAG ATGCCCAGGACGATCGTGAACGTGGTTCAGATTTTCCCCATGAAGCCTCTCAGAGAAGTTCAGAGACCGACTCTGGGCTGCCAGCTGCAAAA GAGTTTCTGCTCGTGTCTCGTTCTACCTGAAGAAAACTCCACTGAGCTGACGGAACTGGTTGAGATTAACGTTGAATTCCAG AGGAGATTAAAGGAGCTTCTGCGCGGCGATCGTTTCTTCAAAAAGGACTTTGCCGCCGTTCTGCAACCTTATTTAGAGTACTCAGGACCAGCAAGACTTCCT AACGGGAAGCTTGACTTGAGCTTCTTCACGGCAGATTGTTTCCACTTCACCGTCAAGGGACACGAGGAGCTGGCGAAGGGACTGTGGAacaacatg TTCCAGCCTGACGGAGGGAAAGAGATGATAGAGACGTTTACAGAGCCAATAAAACTCATCTGCCCAACAAAG GAGCATCCGTACATCTACACCAGACCTCGAGGGGGGTCGTCTACACCGGCGCTGAACCATTTCTCCATGACGATGATGTCTCTGCTCTTTGTGTTTAATTATCTGTAG